Within Quercus lobata isolate SW786 chromosome 5, ValleyOak3.0 Primary Assembly, whole genome shotgun sequence, the genomic segment tttatatataataatgattttttttctaggtcAGGATGGTTCCATGACCACCCTGACTCTAATGTGGAGCCACTAATGGATAGTATATATTTCAATATCGTTAAggataaataaattattgatgtgatcaatttaattttttctcttgtCAATATAATATCCTTCTAGGtacttaaatttcaaaattgaataATGAAATCATGCTCTTTTTGAACCTTCGAAGTTTATATTGGTCACACTGGGACCGTGGGATGGGAACGTTTTGTCTTAATTTCTGGTCAGCATTTGAGAGGCCCACAATGATGGTGTGTAAGAATTTAAGTGTATGCCTCGTATAAAGAATTTAAGAATTTGCTGATCTTTCCTCCAGCTGAATCGATTTAGTTTCAAACTTGACTCTATACAAAGAGGACCAAATCACACACAATTCCATACATTACTACACTACTATTACCCATACTATACTCATTCCCTCACTctcttattttgaaattcatCCATTCTACTGCATAAACACATCTCATTCTTCACTTCTCTTACAATAAATTTCCTTTTGGAAAGCAACACAAGCCGTCACTACAACCTCTCCAGCAGTTATAATCTTATATCTTTACTACCTTTAAAACTTCCATATCTCTCACAAAATACCTACATATTTATCACATATCTTACATAACCAATCATCATAAAATATCCATACATATATCTTATATGTCTTACAAATTACTTATCTCTCAAAATACACATACATATCTCTCATACATCTTACAAACACTTCTCACCAAGTATCCATACTTATTAcccatatatattacaaatactacatcccacaaaacatctatattttttaccatctccatacttcttaaaaaatatcaaacacTCATAcaaaaagcccttctcatggaaggcataaACTTCTAATACTAAGGCCCTTCTCCTAGAAAGCACAAAGACTTCTTACAAAAGACATTCTCATGGTTCAcgcatcaaaacaaaaactagaaaaatcaaaaaattgaaaaaagtgcaaaatcatgaatttcaaagccaaaaagggtaaaaataaatacaacagGTTTGAATGGTGAATCAAAAAGTCACAACatttgaaaaatctattttacaGTAATTAAGACCAAAACTCTAACTGGGTATAGTCAAAAGGTTGACTTTTTTATCCGACTATTGGATTGTGTTGAATTTTGGACAATCTTGTATGATATATTTTCCCATTTGAAACGATAGTTTACAGGAAAAAATCAAAGTTAAAACAGACAAGATATCACAAAGATATCGAAACCCTAATAAAACCTTCACTGTATTTTTCAGgaaaactaacaattttttaCTCAACTTTGCTTAATAAACTGAACTGATTAGGCAAGAACTAGAACAAGCAGGCTGGACCATCTTGAAGAACAAGGTCTTAGCTAATTTTCACCAAAAGGGCTCAACGATATCTGCTATTAGAAGATATGAATGCTAGAATATCTTAAAGAACAAGGTCTTAGCTAATTTTCACCATAAGGGCTCGACGATATCTGCTTCGGATCGGAATTTTCAAGGAAAAcatccaaaaattttcaacttcGCGCCACCCTCCTTACAAGGGCTATATCACAACAACCATAACTCCAAATCAAACAAGGCCAAGACCAttggaaactagacatctagAGCTTTTCATGcatataaaattcaaagaaaacaGAGCTCAAAAGGCCGCGTGAAAATCGGGCCAGAAattagaaaaagacaaaaagggCCTGTGAAATGGCAAAAAAAGGAGGATACACCAATGCTAGCCGCCTCTTTAAAGGGGCGGCTAGCACTAGTGTATCCTGATACACTAATGTTAGCCCCCTATTCTCCACATTCTCCTATAAATACCCCCCCacccctaattttgaaaaaaaaatcatgtagaaaaatatatgagaaaatatagggaaaaataggaaaaaacagagagagagagagtgagagagagagaaatccaaaaaaatagcttagaaaatcaaaaataaaataaaataaaataaaaaatctcttcTCTCTATCTAGGAAACCCTACAAAAAAAGCCTCatcattttttgttgtaatcTTTGTGGGTAAGGTTTTTTTGGGATAGGTTAGTTTCTTAATAATTAAACTCATCCTATTCCTTCTGCTATTGTAATaatcttttcatatatataataaaaaataaaaaataaaaaaatctttcttttactttgtttatGTATGTAGTTGCTTTATCTTTACTATGTTCTTGTATATATTGTGTTTATATCTAACCTTTTATTTCAATgtatatattgttgttgttgattattattattgtgttggTTATCCTAGATGGGTATTGGACCAACTCCTAGGCAATGAATAGGAAGTACCCTTAGGGGGAAGAAATCCCATCCCACCTAGGCATCTAGGGTTTTACTTAttgctttttaatttcttgtcatcccatttattttcttgcacatCCCCTCTccccttttaatttattgtacttatatgtgtgtgtgtgtgtattttggggtgactaatttttttttttaagaaagataatctttatttgattttactGTTTTGGGTTTCTCTAGGTTGTTcttaggggtttttttttttttttttttttaagagagatgAAGAGTGACAAATTTTGAAAGACTTAGAGGGTATTTGGTACATACACTTAAAAGCAtgtgttttgttgtttgaaaatatgtgtgaaaatatgtgtgggtgaaaaaatgtgtagaaatacatgtaatgttgtttaaaaactgaaaattgttgtttgaatggtataccaaacacccccttattGCTCTAAAGCTTTTACCTCTTctaggtttttggatttttccaAAAAACTTTGTTTAAATTTGGGTGATGTGTTCTTCTCTATTGAAGCACGGTGgctatttttttcctttggattGTTAGTCTACCAAATGTCTTTCATCTATATTAAAATAGGAAGAATTTATAATAGgagcccccttttttttttaactacagGAGGCATTGTTGCCTTGGTGATCACGTGTATCTTGCAATTTGTGATCTTTTGTTCACGGGTTCTATTCTTGTCATTTGAAGTTTAAGCCattttttcaaagaatgaaCATGGTTTGAACCATACTTAAGCCACAACTAGTTTCTTGAACCAGTCAATTCAACCGCAGTTCTAATGATTCATGGACTTAGTTGTAATATATGGTTCTTAGTGACTAAAAACGGGCTTTTGAGTTGGTTATCAGTTAATCTGAGCGGTCTGATCTGACCTTCAAAACTATGGTTGGATTCTTgctaatcaaaagaaaaatatatttgggAAAATGTTTGACTCCAAACATGTTTGTAGTCTTAAGCTCCAACCACAAATAGAAAGATGACAGTTGTCATTGTCATGTGTAATATccatatatttgtttataataataataaaaaaagactaaTATATTTGCGGTTCCAATtatagttcaactggtaaagtcttttcttgtcaaataaaatatttggattCAAACTTGGCACACACCAAAAATCTACTGGGTCTAATAAGAAATATGAGATAGGAACCCTACCTACACTTAAAACGAACAAATGTCTTTATCAAATGACAAAGagtaattattataaattgatGGTAGGACAAACCATAGTGAAAACATATTCCACATACAAGCAAATAAGATAACACCCATAAAGCATTCACATCAAGTGTTCTAAATGCCAAAATATTTGGCATGTGTGAACAGTACAATCTCAAAAATGAAAGCGTATAGACAAGAATggtaaaagttttattatttttttattctcttttctctctcctctctcatcactttattctttttttctcccctctctcattcttcctcatcttttcttctttcactcttttttcttctcactctcattgcttttctctcttcctctcagcCTCACCATGCCACCTCCTCGACCTAATGCCAATCtatgttgctattttttttttttttttttttgcagtgaTTTGATGGGTGGGTTCGGCAGTGGGTGGGTTCAGATGGTGATGGGCAGATCAATGGTGGTGGGTTGTGATGGGTAGATTCAGTGGTGGGTGGGCCGGCCTATCAGTGGGTTGCGATGGTGAAGGGCAAATAGGTGGTGGTGGGTTCTGATGTGCGAATTCGATGGTAGGTGGGCCAGCCTGTGGATGGGTTCCGATGGATGGGTCAGGGGTGGGTGGGTTGGCGGCAGTAGTCGACAGGTGAGTGGGATGCGATTGCTtgggttgtgttttttgtttttgtttttgtttatatgtggtggtggttttggtgtTCTACTGTGGTGGTTCTGGTGTGAGACAGTGGTGGGGTGGGATGTGGGGCGTTGATGGGTGGGTGGGTCAACGATGGGTGGATTGGCGGCAGCAGTGGGTGGGTGTGTGGGATAAGACTACTtgggttgtgttttttgtttttgtttttgtttttgtttatttgtggtggtggttttggtgtTCTGCTATGGTGGTTCTGGTGTGAGACGGTGGTGGGTGGGATGTGGGGCGTTGATGGGTGCTGGTAGCAGGGGTGGGCTGTAGGTTGTGGTAGGGgtggtttgtttttttattttgtattttaatatattattggtttttttaatgttattttaatatttgtatatattattttattgtatagaattgaagaatagaagatgtgatatatggtgaattgtaaaatggtgagttaaaataataaaatagtgtttttgaTGTATCAAAATTGCATTTTTATAGAACACCTGATAGGAATGCTCTTATGACATAAACCACAACAATCTATGACTATGAGAATGAACCAACAAAAATTATCAGATacccattaaaaaataacaaatacgTATATGACCAAACTAaagattcaaaacaaaaacccacgTCTCATAGTTCTTGTTATTGGCTTCGATTTATTCTTATAGACATTGCAGTTACCTAAGAAAGACACGCCCAAGTGAAACTGAAACAAGGAATTGAACGGTGGAGATTGGTGATTCGGAGTAGATTTCGAGTGATCTTTGATGGGGATTTTGATGAGAGGGAGATGGAAGGCAACCATTGTACAGAATTATGGGGCAATTCATCAGCAAGATAACTAAGTACTAACCTGGCTTTTGATTAGCTAGAAGATGTCCTACATTCCAAATaagttttaatacaaaatacttttttccATACAAAGGACAAATTAAATTTGTTCCTGTAACTTTCATGTGTGAATGTAATCTacaaaaaaaagtaccaaattTTTTACTTGTAAAAGAATTACATTGCAACAAAACCcgtagaaaataaaaaatgtaacaaaagcCTGGAAAGAGAATTTCAGTTTTCTTTCATGAACACATACATCATCTCCTTCATAATATGGACAGAAACTACATAAACATATGCATCACACATTTCTTATTAACTTCTCTAATTCATGGGCCCCTCTTCAACATTTTTCATCTGTTCGGCACTGCTAGCTTCCTTGGCTGTGTCATAGGACGCATgcaatccaaaaaagaaatagtaaaccAAGATTATTAGAGTCCATAACCCGAACCTTTCAAACGATGCTCTATCTATAGACCCAAGAAGGAAAATGTTGATGGCAATTGATAGTGATGGCAGCCACGGTACCAATGGTGAACCCCAAACTTTTGGTTTCCTGGCCTGTGGAACGAAAAGCCAAAGCCCAATAGTTGACAAGAGCCAAATTGGTCCAGTTATTGCGTACGCAATCCAACCATCAGTAGATATGGCCCAATAAAGAGCAGTGGCAATTGAAGATCCAAGAATAAGGGCAAGAAACAAAATGAATTTGATACGGTTTGCTGTTGTTGTCTCCCCACTAACATAGTATCGACGCACAAGAAGGCCAATAGCCACAAGCATAAAGATAAACAGTGTGGAGATTGAGAGCAAGTTTGAGAGAATCCCAAGCGATGTGAAGAAGGCAATTACTGCAGTAGCTGCAAGCATGACCACTGTGGCATTGACAGGAGTCCCAGTTTTCTCATTCACAATGGCGAGCCATGGGGGCATCATGTGTGTACGTGCAATATGTGTGAGATATCGAGCTTGACCCACTGCTGATACAAGCAAAACTGTTGTCATGCCCTTCAATGCACCAGCAGCAACTATGTACTTAGCCCATCCCATACCTACAGCTTCAAATGCCACAGAAAATGGTGCATCTTCATTAATATCTTTGTATGGTTGCATTAGGCATAGCGTCACGGCTAGCAAACAATATGCCAATGTAGTAATCACCATTGAGCCAACAAGACCAATAGGAATGTCCCGACCGGGATTCTTTGTTTCCTCAGCCATGGTTGAGACAGCATCAAATCCAACATAGGCAAAGAAAAGCACTGCTGATGCTTGAAAGATGCCACGGACGCCAAACGGTGCAAAATCGCTGTAATTTTTGGTGTCTGCTTTTATAAGGCCTgcaatgatgatgaagataatgACAGCAACATGGAAGATGGAGGCAATGTAATTGAATCGCGAGGAGCCCTTTGTGCTCATAACAGCCATAACGCAAATGATAGCCAAGACAACAACGGCAATGGGGTCAAGGTATCTGTAGTCTGATGATAAACTATGGGCTACAATGCGGAAATCATTTGGCTGGTGGTTCAAGAGTGTGGCAAAGTAGGATGTCCAAGAACGGGCAACGGCTGCTCCACCAATCACGTACTCGAGTAGGATGTTTCCAGCAGCAATGAAGGCCATGAAATCACCCAGCTCTACCCTCAAATAGGCAAATGAT encodes:
- the LOC115992486 gene encoding cationic amino acid transporter 1-like, which translates into the protein MGDYGGDEGVRRRGCSCTKEDFLPEESFRSWGNYAKALKDTPRRLKDRVLTRSLDQTELVDVKARSQHEMKKTLNWWDLMWFGIGAVIGAGIFVLTGLEAQQHAGPAVVLSYVVSGISALLSVFCYTEFAVEIPVAGGSFAYLRVELGDFMAFIAAGNILLEYVIGGAAVARSWTSYFATLLNHQPNDFRIVAHSLSSDYRYLDPIAVVVLAIICVMAVMSTKGSSRFNYIASIFHVAVIIFIIIAGLIKADTKNYSDFAPFGVRGIFQASAVLFFAYVGFDAVSTMAEETKNPGRDIPIGLVGSMVITTLAYCLLAVTLCLMQPYKDINEDAPFSVAFEAVGMGWAKYIVAAGALKGMTTVLLVSAVGQARYLTHIARTHMMPPWLAIVNEKTGTPVNATVVMLAATAVIAFFTSLGILSNLLSISTLFIFMLVAIGLLVRRYYVSGETTTANRIKFILFLALILGSSIATALYWAISTDGWIAYAITGPIWLLSTIGLWLFVPQARKPKVWGSPLVPWLPSLSIAINIFLLGSIDRASFERFGLWTLIILVYYFFFGLHASYDTAKEASSAEQMKNVEEGPMN